The following are encoded in a window of Halorarum salinum genomic DNA:
- a CDS encoding HemK2/MTQ2 family protein methyltransferase, whose translation MPSDRPGGGEDAEPPGGRPGSRDRLAERRGLADPVYAPAEDSGLLAEAAAARARGTVLEVGTGSGWVAERVADVDGVERVVGSDVNPHACRRARDRGVEAVCANLLDPFRGAAFDAVLFNPPYLPTDPDAEWDDWQEAALSGGASGRDLIEPFLDDAGRVLAPSGVALLLVSSLAGFGEVIEYALDGGFRAETVREESFPYETLSVLALTMDN comes from the coding sequence GTGCCGAGTGACCGGCCCGGCGGCGGGGAGGACGCGGAGCCGCCGGGCGGACGTCCCGGCTCCCGGGACCGCCTGGCCGAGCGTCGGGGGCTCGCCGACCCGGTCTACGCGCCGGCGGAGGACTCGGGGCTGCTCGCCGAGGCCGCGGCCGCACGCGCCCGCGGGACCGTCCTCGAGGTCGGAACGGGGTCGGGGTGGGTCGCCGAACGGGTGGCCGACGTGGACGGCGTCGAGCGCGTCGTCGGGAGCGACGTGAACCCCCACGCCTGCCGTCGCGCCCGCGATCGGGGGGTCGAGGCCGTGTGCGCGAACCTGCTCGACCCCTTCCGCGGGGCCGCCTTCGACGCGGTCCTGTTCAACCCCCCCTACCTCCCGACCGACCCCGACGCGGAGTGGGACGACTGGCAGGAGGCCGCCCTCTCGGGCGGCGCGTCGGGACGCGACCTGATCGAACCGTTCCTCGACGACGCGGGGCGCGTGCTCGCGCCCTCGGGCGTGGCCCTCCTGCTCGTCTCCTCGCTGGCCGGGTTCGGCGAGGTGATCGAGTACGCCCTCGACGGCGGGTTCCGGGCGGAGACGGTTCGCGAGGAGTCGTTCCCCTACGAGACGCTGTCGGTGCTCGCGCTCACGATGGATAACTAG
- a CDS encoding GNAT family N-acetyltransferase yields MTIREASDDDVDAIRDVARASWEADYPEILSRETIEEGVEEWYGTDALHEAVSDARTRLLVADEGDAVVGFAHAVLNGEDEGDILRLYVHPEHRRQGIGRRLFERVRDDLYERDVDRIYAMVLADNDLGNAFYRDLGLERVTEEETTIGGDAVREHTFALERG; encoded by the coding sequence ATGACGATACGTGAGGCGTCCGACGACGACGTCGACGCGATCCGTGACGTCGCGCGCGCCTCGTGGGAGGCCGACTACCCGGAGATTCTGAGCCGCGAGACCATCGAGGAGGGCGTCGAGGAGTGGTACGGCACGGACGCCCTCCACGAGGCGGTCTCGGACGCGCGGACCCGGCTGCTCGTCGCCGACGAGGGGGACGCGGTCGTCGGATTCGCCCACGCGGTCCTGAACGGCGAGGACGAGGGGGACATCCTGCGACTGTACGTCCACCCCGAGCACAGACGGCAGGGGATCGGCCGTCGGCTGTTCGAGCGGGTGCGGGACGACCTGTACGAGCGCGACGTCGACCGGATCTACGCGATGGTCCTCGCGGACAACGACCTCGGAAACGCGTTCTACCGGGACCTCGGCCTCGAGCGGGTCACCGAGGAGGAGACGACGATCGGCGGGGACGCCGTCCGGGAGCACACGTTCGCGCTGGAACGCGGGTAG
- a CDS encoding methionine synthase yields the protein MSRNPGNREQFRPEGHPTDHFLLTTVVGSYPKPKWLNRATDLAEDGDAKFDGGDLAEAHDDACRVITHEHERAGLDTVVDGEMRREEMVEFFAERIDGYEFNGPVKVWGHNYFDKPSVVDEVAYADPWLVDEFEFTDAVASRPVKVPITGPYTLANWSFNEAYDDSEVLAYDLADLVNEEVEKLVEAGARYVQIDEPALATIPDDHAIVGECLDRIVAGVPEDVRVGLHVCYGDYSRVYPEINDYPIDEFDVELCNGDYEQIDTFADGEFAPDLALGVVDAHVAEVEPVAEIKENVRQGLKVVPPEKLTVSPDCGLKLLPREVAYGKMENLVQAARELEAELDAGEVEVPVAGTAPTADD from the coding sequence GTGAGCCGGAACCCCGGGAACCGCGAGCAGTTCCGCCCCGAGGGCCACCCGACCGACCACTTCCTGCTCACCACGGTCGTCGGCTCGTACCCCAAGCCGAAGTGGCTCAACCGGGCGACCGACCTCGCCGAGGACGGGGACGCCAAGTTCGACGGGGGCGACCTCGCCGAGGCCCACGACGACGCCTGTCGGGTCATCACCCACGAACACGAGCGCGCCGGCCTCGACACGGTCGTCGACGGGGAGATGCGCCGCGAGGAGATGGTGGAGTTCTTCGCCGAGCGCATCGACGGCTACGAGTTCAACGGTCCGGTGAAGGTGTGGGGCCACAACTACTTCGACAAGCCCTCGGTCGTCGACGAGGTGGCGTACGCCGACCCCTGGCTCGTCGACGAGTTCGAGTTCACCGACGCGGTCGCCTCGCGCCCGGTGAAGGTACCCATCACCGGCCCGTACACGCTGGCGAACTGGTCGTTCAACGAGGCGTACGACGACAGCGAGGTGCTCGCGTACGACCTCGCGGATCTGGTGAACGAGGAGGTCGAGAAGCTCGTCGAAGCGGGCGCGCGGTACGTCCAGATCGACGAGCCGGCGCTCGCGACGATACCCGACGACCACGCCATCGTCGGCGAATGTCTCGACCGCATCGTCGCGGGCGTCCCGGAGGACGTGCGCGTCGGCCTGCACGTCTGCTACGGCGACTACTCGCGGGTCTACCCCGAGATCAACGACTACCCCATCGACGAGTTCGACGTGGAACTGTGCAACGGGGACTACGAACAGATCGACACCTTCGCGGACGGCGAGTTCGCGCCGGACCTCGCGCTCGGCGTGGTCGACGCCCACGTCGCCGAGGTGGAGCCGGTCGCCGAGATCAAGGAGAACGTCCGGCAGGGGCTGAAGGTGGTGCCGCCCGAGAAGCTCACCGTCTCGCCCGACTGCGGGCTGAAGCTCCTCCCGCGCGAGGTCGCCTACGGTAAGATGGAGAACCTCGTGCAGGCCGCCCGGGAACTCGAGGCCGAACTCGACGCGGGCGAGGTGGAGGTCCCCGTCGCCGGCACGGCGCCGACCGCGGACGACTAG
- a CDS encoding 16S ribosomal RNA methyltransferase A has translation MTEFESESASRDPDRLRRRAGVRGDPDRDQHFLVDDRVLDRLPGYLPADADRSHVLEIGGGTGALTDRLLDVSERVTVVERDPELAAFLREEFADAVEAGRLAVIEGDALAVELPPFTACVSNLPYGVSSEIAFRLLPEGRPLVLMVQFEFGERMVAEPDTPEYGRLSVSAGHYADVELVETVPREAFDPQPRVESAVVRCTPREPTYEVEDEAFFLRFVKALFTQRRKTVRNAIRNTAHISGLADPDAVVEAVDEATLSRRPGELDPSAFAALARTARRVSDVGGGQ, from the coding sequence ATGACCGAGTTCGAGTCCGAGTCCGCCTCCCGGGACCCGGACCGTCTCCGCCGGCGCGCGGGGGTCAGGGGCGACCCGGACAGGGACCAGCACTTCCTCGTCGACGACCGAGTCCTGGACAGGCTCCCCGGCTACCTCCCCGCCGACGCCGACCGCTCGCACGTCCTGGAGATCGGCGGGGGGACCGGCGCGCTGACCGACCGCCTGCTCGACGTGAGCGAGCGCGTGACCGTCGTCGAGCGCGACCCCGAACTCGCGGCGTTCCTGCGGGAGGAGTTCGCCGACGCGGTCGAGGCCGGTCGGCTGGCGGTGATCGAGGGGGACGCGCTCGCCGTGGAGCTTCCGCCGTTCACCGCCTGCGTGTCGAACCTGCCGTACGGCGTCTCCTCGGAGATCGCCTTCCGGCTGCTGCCCGAGGGGCGTCCGCTCGTCCTGATGGTCCAGTTCGAGTTCGGGGAGCGGATGGTGGCCGAGCCCGACACGCCCGAGTACGGTCGGCTCTCGGTGAGCGCGGGCCACTACGCGGACGTGGAACTCGTCGAGACGGTTCCGCGGGAGGCGTTCGACCCCCAGCCGCGCGTCGAGAGCGCGGTCGTCAGGTGCACCCCGCGGGAGCCGACCTACGAGGTCGAGGACGAGGCGTTCTTCCTCCGGTTCGTGAAGGCGCTCTTCACCCAGCGGCGCAAGACCGTCCGGAACGCGATCCGGAACACGGCCCACATCTCGGGGCTCGCCGACCCGGACGCGGTCGTCGAGGCCGTCGACGAGGCGACGCTCTCGAGGCGACCCGGCGAACTCGACCCCTCGGCCTTCGCGGCGCTGGCGCGCACGGCCCGCCGAGTGAGCGACGTAGGTGGTGGGCAGTAG
- a CDS encoding HD domain-containing protein — protein sequence MTTIKDSVHDHIELEGVATDLVDTPQVQRLRRIAQLGTVKLVYPSANHTRFEHSLGVYHLASHALEQLSVEGVQAERVRAAALLHDVGHAPFSHNVEELLHQYTGLYHDDVNGLIANTEVGDVLADHGLDPDRVANLIAGEGQYGQLVSGELDVDRMDYLVRDAHHTGVPYGTIDHERLVRELTFVDGELVLDEGNVQTAESLLLARALMNPTVYTHPVARISKAMLRRATERLLDSPDIEAGAVRRMDDYDLVSAMRMNDGTAGFARRYDSRDLYKRAVWAEYHDVPDSLRTADPKELRAVEADVAERCELDTSEVIVDVPPEPSMKESTSKVLVNGDVRRLEDQSPLVTALRTAQREQWRLGVYTVADATDRVGRAAAERLGLDIEGALVADVTPGVTATLDEFEGASR from the coding sequence GTGACGACGATCAAGGACTCCGTCCACGACCACATCGAACTGGAGGGCGTGGCGACCGACCTGGTCGACACCCCGCAGGTGCAGCGACTCCGCCGGATCGCACAGCTCGGCACGGTGAAGCTCGTCTACCCGTCGGCCAACCACACCCGGTTCGAGCACAGCCTCGGCGTCTACCACCTCGCCTCCCACGCGCTGGAACAGCTCTCCGTCGAGGGCGTCCAGGCCGAGCGGGTCCGGGCCGCCGCGCTCCTCCACGACGTCGGGCACGCGCCGTTCAGCCACAACGTGGAGGAGCTGCTCCACCAGTACACGGGGCTGTATCACGACGACGTGAACGGCCTCATCGCGAACACGGAAGTGGGGGACGTCCTCGCGGACCACGGGCTCGACCCCGACCGCGTCGCGAACCTCATCGCCGGGGAGGGCCAGTACGGCCAGCTCGTCTCGGGGGAACTGGACGTCGACCGGATGGACTACCTGGTGCGGGACGCCCACCACACGGGCGTCCCCTACGGCACCATCGACCACGAGCGGCTCGTCCGGGAGCTGACGTTCGTGGACGGCGAACTCGTGCTCGACGAGGGGAACGTCCAGACCGCCGAGTCGCTCCTGCTCGCGCGGGCGCTGATGAACCCGACGGTGTACACCCACCCGGTCGCCCGCATCAGCAAGGCGATGCTCCGGCGCGCGACCGAGCGCCTGCTGGACTCGCCCGACATCGAGGCGGGGGCCGTCCGCCGGATGGACGACTACGACCTGGTCAGTGCGATGCGGATGAACGACGGGACGGCCGGGTTCGCGCGGCGGTACGACTCGCGCGACCTCTACAAGCGCGCCGTCTGGGCCGAGTACCACGACGTTCCGGACTCGTTGCGGACTGCCGACCCGAAGGAGCTTCGGGCGGTGGAGGCCGACGTCGCGGAGCGGTGCGAACTCGACACGAGCGAGGTCATCGTCGACGTCCCGCCCGAGCCGTCGATGAAGGAGTCAACCTCGAAGGTGCTCGTGAACGGCGACGTCCGACGGCTGGAGGACCAGTCGCCGCTCGTGACGGCGCTCAGGACGGCCCAGCGGGAGCAGTGGCGCCTCGGCGTGTACACCGTGGCGGACGCGACCGACCGCGTCGGCCGGGCGGCGGCCGAACGGCTCGGCCTGGACATCGAGGGAGCGCTCGTCGCGGACGTCACGCCCGGCGTGACCGCGACGCTGGACGAGTTCGAGGGCGCGTCGCGATGA
- a CDS encoding 50S ribosomal protein L21e: MPSSNGPLHGTRGKLSNDPRERGTSPPQRAIAEFEEGQTVHLTLDPSVPDGRFHPRFNGRTGTVVGEQGTAYKVEITDGSVTKTLIAKPAHLRAQQSEE, encoded by the coding sequence ATGCCGAGTTCGAACGGACCGCTCCACGGAACACGAGGTAAGCTGTCGAACGACCCCCGGGAGCGGGGCACCTCCCCGCCCCAGCGCGCCATCGCGGAGTTCGAGGAGGGCCAGACGGTCCACCTGACGCTCGACCCCTCCGTCCCCGACGGCCGGTTCCACCCCCGGTTCAACGGCCGGACGGGGACCGTCGTCGGCGAACAGGGGACCGCCTACAAGGTGGAGATAACCGACGGAAGCGTGACCAAGACGCTCATCGCCAAGCCGGCCCACCTCCGCGCCCAGCAGTCCGAGGAATGA
- a CDS encoding DUF655 domain-containing protein, which produces MTDEPSTENPPTDADAATADETAGSRGETREAVILDFLPNGDPADNRAPHQKPALAYALDTDDFRLFRLQIVDGADVSIGDGLVVDPEPDPAVVDRMTEIGYDDLTRNAQGELEYAVEELVEREERRFVDFFNDAGPISLRLHQLNLLPGIGKKLRNNILDERKRGPFESFDDVTDRVSGLHHPQDVLVERIMEELRDEDLKYRTFVGRNGGDGG; this is translated from the coding sequence ATGACCGACGAGCCGTCGACGGAGAACCCCCCGACAGACGCGGACGCCGCCACGGCCGACGAGACGGCCGGATCGAGGGGCGAGACACGCGAGGCGGTGATACTCGACTTCCTGCCGAACGGCGATCCGGCGGACAACAGGGCGCCCCACCAGAAGCCGGCACTGGCGTACGCGCTCGACACGGACGACTTCCGGCTCTTCCGGCTGCAGATCGTCGACGGCGCCGACGTCTCCATCGGCGACGGGCTCGTCGTCGACCCCGAACCCGACCCGGCCGTCGTGGACCGGATGACCGAGATCGGCTACGACGACCTGACGCGGAACGCGCAGGGCGAACTGGAGTACGCCGTCGAGGAGCTGGTCGAGCGCGAGGAGCGGCGGTTCGTGGACTTCTTCAACGACGCCGGACCCATCTCGCTCCGGCTCCACCAGCTGAACCTCCTCCCGGGCATCGGGAAGAAGCTCAGGAACAACATCCTCGACGAGCGGAAACGGGGGCCGTTCGAGTCGTTCGACGATGTGACCGATCGCGTCTCGGGGCTCCACCACCCGCAGGACGTGCTCGTCGAACGGATCATGGAGGAACTGCGCGACGAGGACCTCAAGTACCGGACGTTCGTCGGCCGGAACGGCGGCGACGGGGGATGA
- a CDS encoding mechanosensitive ion channel family protein, translated as MTQTGTESGNETEAPFQAGNGTETPFPVGNETAGGTPLLPPEVTEPVQGMFPTVGAQLAGTAVALAVLLISAELVRRAGDPAKERFGDAFVESVQAGTMAVLTVLAGVFFVVLWRGTAVLGYVFDVLDFGRAEVVSTVFTLVILVGAYSATRVTKQAVRRVARGRGRITRHQRQIVHHVLQVSIFGVASLVVLALWGQNVGGLLVGAGFAGIILGFAARQTLGAVLAGFVVLFSRPFELGDWVRIDEQEGIVTDINIVNTQLRTFDDELVMVPNDMVTSEEIVNRSRKGRLRGNVDVGVDYEADLEAATALAEEAMADLDVLLEQPNPQVVLSEFGDSAVVLRLRFHIDNPSARKMWKARTDVIAAVKSAFDEADVSIPYPQRELSARDEASRVDVAGAAAEDGYPAEADGAE; from the coding sequence GTGACCCAGACTGGTACCGAGTCCGGCAACGAGACGGAGGCCCCGTTTCAGGCCGGCAACGGGACGGAGACCCCCTTCCCGGTCGGAAACGAGACGGCCGGTGGAACCCCGCTGCTGCCGCCCGAGGTGACGGAACCCGTCCAGGGGATGTTCCCGACGGTCGGCGCCCAGCTCGCGGGGACCGCCGTCGCGCTCGCGGTGCTCCTGATCTCGGCGGAGCTCGTCCGACGGGCCGGCGATCCGGCGAAGGAGCGATTCGGCGACGCGTTCGTCGAGTCGGTCCAGGCGGGCACGATGGCGGTGTTGACCGTTCTGGCCGGCGTCTTCTTCGTCGTCCTCTGGCGGGGAACCGCGGTGCTGGGCTACGTCTTCGACGTGCTCGACTTCGGGCGGGCGGAAGTCGTCAGCACCGTGTTCACGCTCGTCATCCTCGTCGGCGCGTACTCGGCCACCCGCGTGACGAAGCAGGCCGTCAGGCGGGTCGCACGCGGTCGTGGCCGGATCACCCGGCACCAGCGGCAGATCGTCCATCACGTCCTCCAGGTGAGCATCTTCGGCGTGGCGTCGCTCGTCGTGCTCGCCCTCTGGGGGCAAAACGTCGGCGGGCTGCTGGTCGGCGCGGGCTTTGCCGGCATCATCCTCGGGTTCGCGGCGCGACAGACGCTCGGCGCGGTGCTCGCGGGGTTCGTCGTGCTGTTCTCCCGGCCGTTCGAACTGGGCGACTGGGTCCGCATCGACGAGCAGGAGGGGATCGTCACCGACATCAACATCGTCAACACCCAGCTCCGGACGTTCGACGACGAACTCGTGATGGTGCCAAACGACATGGTGACGAGCGAGGAGATCGTGAACCGCTCCCGGAAGGGGCGGCTCCGGGGCAACGTGGACGTGGGCGTCGACTACGAGGCCGACCTCGAGGCGGCGACCGCGCTGGCCGAGGAGGCGATGGCCGACCTCGACGTCCTGCTCGAGCAGCCGAACCCGCAGGTCGTCCTGTCGGAGTTCGGCGACTCGGCCGTGGTCCTGCGGCTGCGGTTCCACATCGACAACCCGAGCGCCCGGAAGATGTGGAAGGCGCGGACGGACGTGATCGCGGCCGTCAAGTCCGCGTTCGACGAGGCGGACGTGTCCATCCCGTACCCGCAGCGGGAGCTGTCGGCCCGGGACGAGGCCTCACGCGTCGACGTCGCCGGCGCGGCCGCCGAGGACGGCTACCCCGCGGAGGCCGACGGTGCCGAGTGA
- a CDS encoding 5-methyltetrahydropteroyltriglutamate--homocysteine methyltransferase, with protein MTDVVATTPGLFPLPDEAKRELSDLKGHQKGDLVSGGEGGRVAAAYERVRGEFVDDQIEADLDRVVEGQARWDDMLAHPLTVHGNVETGGIVRYYDNNNFYRDPRVTGELGFSGDVAAELEAAAELLGSDAGDRLQAVLPGPYTLADLATDEHYGDEAEFLAAVSEFLAGEVEAFPDHATLFLLEPSYVTNAPGDGLDERASEAIDAVAGATDAEVVVHTYWEAFDEKPYAHLMDADVDAIGFDLVAADRGANLECINEYGTKDDVALGLVDGQNTLVEEPRTVAERVAWADERIPSQSFGTTYVATNAELFYLPTNKHLEKLSTLVEGARLVEAGEVEA; from the coding sequence ATGACTGACGTAGTCGCGACCACACCGGGGCTGTTCCCGCTCCCGGACGAGGCGAAGCGGGAGCTCTCCGACCTGAAAGGCCACCAGAAGGGCGACCTCGTCTCGGGCGGGGAGGGCGGACGCGTCGCCGCCGCGTACGAGCGCGTCCGGGGCGAGTTCGTCGACGACCAGATCGAAGCCGACCTCGACAGGGTCGTCGAGGGGCAGGCCCGCTGGGACGACATGCTCGCGCACCCGCTGACCGTCCACGGGAACGTCGAGACGGGCGGAATCGTCCGATACTACGACAACAACAACTTCTACCGCGACCCCCGCGTGACCGGCGAACTCGGGTTCTCGGGCGACGTCGCCGCCGAACTCGAGGCTGCGGCGGAACTGCTCGGAAGCGACGCTGGCGACCGACTCCAGGCCGTCCTCCCCGGCCCGTACACGCTCGCGGACCTGGCGACCGACGAGCACTACGGCGACGAGGCGGAGTTCCTCGCCGCCGTCTCGGAGTTCCTCGCCGGGGAGGTCGAGGCGTTCCCCGACCACGCGACGCTGTTCCTGCTCGAACCGTCCTACGTGACGAACGCCCCGGGCGACGGACTCGACGAGCGGGCGAGCGAGGCCATCGACGCCGTCGCGGGCGCGACCGACGCCGAGGTCGTCGTCCACACGTACTGGGAGGCGTTCGACGAGAAGCCGTACGCCCACCTCATGGACGCGGACGTGGACGCCATCGGCTTCGACCTCGTCGCCGCCGACCGCGGGGCGAACCTGGAGTGCATCAACGAGTACGGCACGAAGGACGACGTCGCGCTCGGACTGGTCGACGGGCAGAACACGCTCGTCGAGGAGCCACGGACCGTCGCGGAGCGGGTCGCCTGGGCCGACGAGCGGATCCCGTCCCAGTCGTTCGGAACGACGTACGTGGCGACCAACGCGGAGCTGTTCTACCTGCCGACGAACAAGCACCTCGAGAAGCTCTCGACGCTCGTGGAGGGCGCTCGGCTGGTCGAGGCCGGGGAGGTGGAGGCGTGA
- a CDS encoding RNA polymerase Rpb4 family protein has translation MTIFKEKLDEEYLTVSQAKELLADVETERAADEDRELRYELARAIEHVNRFAVLDAEESLELVEELRELEKVDEATAYKIADLLPRDRTELRAVYAQERYALSGDELDEILNVVAKYA, from the coding sequence ATGACGATCTTCAAGGAGAAGCTCGACGAGGAGTACCTCACCGTCTCCCAGGCGAAGGAACTGCTCGCCGACGTCGAGACCGAGCGCGCGGCCGACGAGGACCGCGAGCTCCGCTACGAGCTGGCGCGGGCCATCGAGCACGTGAACCGGTTCGCCGTCCTCGACGCCGAGGAGTCGCTCGAACTCGTCGAGGAGCTCCGGGAACTGGAGAAGGTGGACGAGGCGACCGCCTACAAGATCGCCGATCTGCTGCCGCGCGACCGGACGGAGCTGCGGGCCGTGTACGCCCAGGAGCGGTACGCGCTCTCGGGCGACGAACTCGACGAGATCCTCAACGTCGTCGCGAAGTACGCCTGA
- a CDS encoding amidohydrolase family protein has product MTGPRTFEGTVLVGRGFEPIEGRVVVEDGVVTAVEEAPTGSTDLILPGFVNAHTHIGDSIAKEAGGGLSLDELVAPPDGLKHRLLRDATREETVGAMRRSLRFMAETGTVAHVEFREGGVEGVEAIREAGADIPVESVVLGRGSVAAMEHPDADGFGASGARDGDFDAERNATRREGKLFGIHAGERDADDVNAAMDLDPDHLVHMVHPEPVHLDRLADAGTPVVVCPRSNLVTGVGVPPLRELLDRTTVALGTDNVMLNSPSMFREMEFAAKLTDATATEVLRMATVDGAELAGLDCGLVEEGRPAELLVLDGDSDNLAGARDPVRAVVRRADGADVKRVVR; this is encoded by the coding sequence ATGACCGGACCCCGGACGTTCGAGGGGACGGTGCTCGTCGGCCGGGGGTTCGAGCCGATCGAGGGCCGCGTCGTCGTCGAGGACGGCGTCGTGACCGCCGTCGAGGAGGCGCCGACGGGGTCGACGGACCTCATCCTCCCCGGGTTCGTCAACGCCCATACCCACATCGGCGACTCCATCGCGAAGGAGGCCGGCGGCGGCCTGTCGCTCGACGAACTCGTCGCGCCGCCCGACGGGCTCAAACACCGGTTGCTCCGGGACGCGACCCGCGAGGAGACCGTCGGGGCCATGCGGCGCTCGCTGCGGTTCATGGCCGAGACGGGGACCGTCGCGCACGTCGAGTTCCGTGAGGGCGGCGTCGAGGGGGTGGAGGCCATCCGGGAGGCGGGCGCCGACATCCCCGTCGAGAGCGTCGTCCTCGGGCGGGGGTCCGTGGCCGCGATGGAGCACCCGGACGCGGACGGGTTCGGCGCCAGCGGCGCGCGCGACGGCGACTTCGACGCCGAGCGGAACGCGACCCGGCGTGAGGGGAAGCTGTTCGGCATCCACGCGGGCGAGCGCGACGCCGACGACGTGAACGCCGCGATGGACCTCGACCCCGACCACCTCGTCCACATGGTCCACCCCGAACCAGTCCACCTCGACAGGCTGGCGGACGCGGGGACGCCGGTCGTCGTCTGCCCGCGCTCGAACCTCGTCACCGGCGTCGGCGTCCCGCCGTTGCGGGAACTGCTCGACCGGACGACGGTCGCGCTCGGCACGGACAACGTGATGTTGAACTCCCCGTCCATGTTCCGCGAGATGGAGTTCGCCGCGAAACTCACCGACGCGACCGCCACCGAGGTGCTCCGGATGGCCACGGTCGACGGGGCGGAACTGGCGGGCCTCGACTGCGGACTCGTGGAGGAGGGACGACCCGCCGAACTCCTGGTGCTCGACGGGGACAGCGACAACCTCGCTGGCGCTCGCGACCCCGTGCGTGCGGTCGTTCGGCGGGCGGACGGAGCCGACGTGAAACGGGTCGTCCGGTGA
- a CDS encoding HD domain-containing protein gives MKAIKDSVHDYITLDPVAADLLDTDAFQRLRHIKQLSTVRLVYPSASHTRFEHSLGVYHLASRSLEYLGVEGDRARHVRAAALLHDVGHGPYGHQTEEVIERHTGRHHDEVGDLLERTDAAGVLADHGLDPDRVAALVRGEGELGQLVSGELDVDRMDYLVRDAHHTGVPYGTIDHERLVRELRYSDGQLVLGEGNVQTAESLLLARALMDATVYRHHVSRIAGAMLERASERLIECGTDVETFRRMADHDLLVALRGDVPELGRRIEYRDLYKRAVWADLAAVPTDVVEFDHGEERATEREIADLADVDARDVVVDVPDRPTFTEAGSRVVVNGVPQRLEDASELVSGLRAAQRAGWRMGVYAPEEHVDEVAAAAEDVLGVRAMVP, from the coding sequence ATGAAGGCAATCAAGGACAGCGTTCACGACTACATCACCCTCGATCCCGTCGCGGCGGACCTGCTGGACACCGACGCCTTCCAGCGGCTCAGACACATCAAACAGCTCTCCACCGTTCGACTCGTCTACCCCTCCGCCTCGCACACCCGGTTCGAGCACAGCCTCGGCGTCTACCACCTCGCGTCGCGCTCGCTGGAGTACCTCGGCGTGGAGGGCGACCGCGCCAGGCACGTCCGTGCCGCGGCGCTCCTGCACGACGTCGGCCACGGTCCGTACGGCCACCAGACCGAGGAGGTCATCGAGCGCCACACCGGCCGCCATCACGACGAGGTGGGCGACCTGCTCGAACGGACGGACGCGGCCGGCGTCCTCGCGGACCACGGGCTGGACCCGGACCGGGTCGCCGCGCTGGTCCGCGGCGAGGGGGAACTCGGCCAGCTCGTCTCGGGGGAACTGGACGTCGACCGGATGGACTACCTGGTGCGGGACGCCCACCACACGGGCGTCCCCTACGGCACCATCGACCACGAGCGGCTCGTCCGGGAACTTCGGTACAGCGACGGGCAGCTCGTCCTCGGCGAGGGGAACGTCCAGACCGCCGAATCGCTCCTGCTCGCGCGGGCGCTCATGGACGCGACGGTGTACCGCCACCACGTCTCCCGCATCGCCGGCGCGATGCTGGAGCGCGCCTCCGAGCGGCTCATCGAGTGCGGGACGGACGTCGAGACGTTCCGCCGGATGGCGGACCACGACCTGCTGGTCGCGCTGCGCGGGGACGTGCCCGAACTCGGCCGCCGCATCGAGTACCGCGACCTGTACAAGCGCGCCGTGTGGGCCGACCTGGCCGCCGTCCCGACGGACGTCGTCGAGTTCGACCACGGCGAGGAGCGGGCCACGGAGCGGGAGATCGCCGACCTCGCGGACGTCGACGCCCGGGACGTCGTCGTCGACGTGCCGGACCGGCCGACGTTCACGGAGGCCGGCAGCAGGGTCGTCGTCAACGGGGTCCCCCAGCGGCTGGAGGACGCCTCCGAACTCGTGTCCGGGCTTCGCGCCGCCCAGCGCGCGGGCTGGCGGATGGGGGTGTACGCGCCCGAGGAGCACGTCGACGAGGTGGCCGCGGCGGCCGAGGACGTCCTCGGCGTCCGTGCGATGGTGCCGTAA